The Candidatus Methanomethylophilaceae archaeon genomic interval TCATGAGGGACGCGAATCCGGAGTATCCGTCGAAGATGTACGAAGAGCTGAGGACTCCGCCGTTGTTGTAGGCCTTGGTGCCCTTGAAGTACTCTACGCTGTTCTCGAAACGCTTGTTGTACTCGCCCTGGGTGTAGAACTGCTCTCCGGGTATGGATGAGGTCTGGAATCCGGTGTAGACTTCCATGTCGAATATCAGATCGAAGTCCTGGGACAGAATCCATTCCTGGGTCCTGTTGGGGGTGGTGCTGGTCTCGCTGTTGTCGGTGTACAGGTCGGCGAACATCGAGAGGAGCTGGTAGCTTCCGTCGGTGTTGGCGCAGTTGACGAGGATACCTCCGTATCTGGAGATGTATCCGTCGTTGTCCTCGTACATCCTGGTGACGAGCATCTTGGGCTTCTCGGAGTTCTTGACGGTGCTGAGGCCCTCCTTCACGGTGTCGATGATTCCGAGGACATACTCCTCGTATTTCTGGGCCCTCTCCTCGGCGTCCATCAGAATACCGAGAGTCAGAGCGGACGACACGCATGACGCGCCTCCGATTCCGAGTGTGATGACGGGGACGTTCGGGAGATAGGTGTTGGCAACCTCGGTGACGGTTCCCTTGTACGGGGATCCGATGATGAGATCGACTCCGGCCTGGGCGTATCCCTCGCAGAACTCCTCGGTAAGCTTGCTGCTTCCGGTTGTACCGTAGCTGTAGGTGATGTTGGAGAGGTCATACTGGTTGGACCTAGCTTGGGTGACCGATGCGTTGGCGGCGACGACGTCGTCCCAGTGGCCGACAAGATCGATGAGCTGGGCCTGCTGCCAATAGGTCACACCGATCTTCTTTCCGGTGACGGGGAAGTCGATGGACTGGACCTCTTTGTAGTAGTTCTCATACCAGACGGTACCGCGGCTCTTGCTGATGATCATGTTTACCTGGGCGATGTCCTTCGAATCGATGACACCGTCGTAATTAGCGTCCGCGTAAGGGTTGATGGACTTATTGAAAGTGATCTTCTTATCGATTATGTTCTGGATGAACTCGACGTCTTTGGAATCGATGCGGTCATCGTTGTTGGCGTTTCCGTACACTCTGGCGACGGTATCGACCTCGAACACGTAGCCCTCGTTGAGGACTTTGTCGTCGGTGGGGGATTTGACGGTCACGTTGCAAGCGGCCATGAAACCGGAATCCTCTGTGGTGGCCAATATCAAGGCCGTTCCGGGGGACACTCCGGTGACCTTCCCGCTGGACACGGTGGCGACGGAAGTGTTGCTGCTGGTCCAGACGACGCTCTTGTTCGCGGCATTCGACGGGGAGACAGTGGCGGCAAGAGTCACGGACTCGCCCTGGAAGACGGTAGCCTGTTCCTTATCCAAGCTTACGCCGGTGACTTTCACGACGTTCGACGTTACGGTGACTTCGCACTGGGACGTGAAGCCCCCGTCATCGGTGGTCACGGTTATGATTGCCGTTCCGGGGGACACTGCGGTGACCTTCCCGTTGGATACGGTGGCGACGGAAGTGTTGCTGGTGGCCCATTTGACGCCCTTGTCGGTGGCGTTGGAAGGCACGACCGTAGCGGCAAGAGTCACGGACTCGCCCTGGCTCAGAGAAGCCTGCGTCTTGTCGAGAGTTACTCCGGTAACCTTCACTGCGTTCTGGGTGACGGTGACTGTGCATGTCGCTTTGTAACCCCCATCGTTGGTGGTCACAGTGATGACGGCAGCCCCAGGAGACACTGCGGTGACCTTCCCGCTGGATACGGTGGCCACAGACGCGTTGCTGGTGGACCATGCGACGGATTTGTCCTTCGCATCTGTGGGTTTGACAGTTGCGTTGAGCGTGATGTTGGTTCCCACGACCAACGAGGCCTCGGTTCTGTCAAGGCTCACGCTCTGGACCTTGACTGTATCGTCGCCGCCATTCCCATTGTTTGTGAGAATGAAAGCTGCGGCAGCGATAGCGATTATCGCCACGATTATTGCCGCGACGATTGCTATATTCTTACTGCTCATTAAATCACTTGGATAATGAATCCAGTAAAGAATCAGGTTTATCGTATAAAATTGGAGCAGAGACTGGAATTACGCTTGTATATGTTATTTACTCCAACTACACCAGATTCAGCTAAC includes:
- a CDS encoding Ig-like domain-containing protein, which gives rise to MSSKNIAIVAAIIVAIIAIAAAAFILTNNGNGGDDTVKVQSVSLDRTEASLVVGTNITLNATVKPTDAKDKSVAWSTSNASVATVSSGKVTAVSPGAAVITVTTNDGGYKATCTVTVTQNAVKVTGVTLDKTQASLSQGESVTLAATVVPSNATDKGVKWATSNTSVATVSNGKVTAVSPGTAIITVTTDDGGFTSQCEVTVTSNVVKVTGVSLDKEQATVFQGESVTLAATVSPSNAANKSVVWTSSNTSVATVSSGKVTGVSPGTALILATTEDSGFMAACNVTVKSPTDDKVLNEGYVFEVDTVARVYGNANNDDRIDSKDVEFIQNIIDKKITFNKSINPYADANYDGVIDSKDIAQVNMIISKSRGTVWYENYYKEVQSIDFPVTGKKIGVTYWQQAQLIDLVGHWDDVVAANASVTQARSNQYDLSNITYSYGTTGSSKLTEEFCEGYAQAGVDLIIGSPYKGTVTEVANTYLPNVPVITLGIGGASCVSSALTLGILMDAEERAQKYEEYVLGIIDTVKEGLSTVKNSEKPKMLVTRMYEDNDGYISRYGGILVNCANTDGSYQLLSMFADLYTDNSETSTTPNRTQEWILSQDFDLIFDMEVYTGFQTSSIPGEQFYTQGEYNKRFENSVEYFKGTKAYNNGGVLSSSYIFDGYSGFASLMMSAHMIYPELFTLRQGQDSLQYWYDNFTVTDVDVRTQGGYYYTGDKYTTKFAAHDSSLKGYYRWDPAVVTVDGNYSNCTPAFMDIAQEVFETVYGKLPDCSGITRESIPAEYLYPYNPYVTKNGDGTLTVKTFDNTSVGTSEAYADKVIRFTPTKVLCYTDAYVDTIYMILCDYYGETAHSGNTPNAYAALWNLIDAMPSSVKSGVISKYGLDVPDSVKVIGTGKEDLLGYCGSFPSSEKLIVLMSEYNIRSTNTSSWWGTNTTIESNASNIQFIYLLSNSPAMVLSTIEMLGKVIGYESTDSMMDGILAKIYMMQKTIDDSYRPKTFFVEMANGNSVGSNTLMGGIFASVLKMDNVFDGSLMGSKMSDEDVIKAQPDVIGFYKADTRSMDEKMRAA